A region of Vigna radiata var. radiata cultivar VC1973A chromosome 10, Vradiata_ver6, whole genome shotgun sequence DNA encodes the following proteins:
- the LOC106775455 gene encoding protein EXORDIUM-like 2: MTSKCLLAMLLWCVLLQLKPTVEAQKLELKYHNGTLLKGKFPVNILWYGDFTEIQRSIIVDFVDSFLFSGYTQLPSVSSWWQTTEKYKGGSTTVFVGKQIMEPYSHGKHINQIQLYGLASRFKDVQAINLVLTAKDVTVDGFCSSRCGTHNSIDGKIPYVWVGNSETQCPGQCAWPFHKPIYGPQSPPLVAPNGDVGVDGMIINIATLLAGTVTNPFNGGYYQGPPTMPLEAVSACVGIFGSGAYPGYPGKVLVDPATGASYNAHGNHKRKFLLPAMWDPQSFQCKTLV; encoded by the coding sequence ATGACTTCCAAATGTTTGTTAGCCATGCTGTTGTGGTGTGTTCTGCTACAGCTGAAGCCCACCGTGGAGGCGCAGAAGCTCGAGCTCAAATACCACAACGGCACTCTCCTCAAGGGGAAGTTCCCCGTTAATATTTTATGGTACGGGGATTTCACCGAGATCCAACGCTCCATAATTGTTGACTTCGTTGATTCATTTCTCTTCTCCGGATATACCCAATTACCCTCCGTTTCCTCGTGGTGGCAGACGACGGAGAAGTACAAGGGCGGCTCTACAACGGTGTTCGTAGGAAAGCAAATTATGGAGCCATACTCTCACGGGAAGCACATCAACCAAATACAACTATACGGCCTCGCATCACGCTTCAAGGACGTCCAAGCAATCAACCTTGTTCTCACCGCAAAAGACGTCACGGTGGACGGCTTCTGCAGTAGCCGCTGTGGAACCCACAACTCCATTGACGGGAAAATCCCCTACGTATGGGTAGGCAACTCCGAGACCCAGTGTCCGGGCCAATGCGCCTGGCCCTTCCACAAGCCCATATACGGCCCACAGTCGCCGCCTTTAGTTGCACCTAACGGTGACGTGGGCGTCGACGGCATGATCATAAACATTGCAACTCTGTTGGCTGGAACCGTGACCAATCCCTTCAACGGTGGATATTATCAGGGTCCCCCGACGATGCCGTTGGAAGCCGTTTCGGCTTGCGTGGGGATTTTCGGGAGCGGGGCGTATCCGGGTTACCCCGGAAAGGTTCTGGTGGACCCGGCGACGGGAGCGAGCTATAATGCGCACGGCAATCACAAGAGGAAGTTCCTCTTGCCGGCGATGTGGGACCCACAGAGCTTTCAATGCAAGACTTTGGTCTGA
- the LOC106775605 gene encoding 7-deoxyloganetin glucosyltransferase-like isoform X2: protein MSYIADRKPHAVVTPYPAQGHVTPMFQLAKLLHLRGFHITFVHTEYNYKRMLKSRGANALDGLPDFRFETIPDGLPPLENDDVTQPVPATFYSIRKNFLQPFCDLLHKLNHSASQGLIPPLTCLVSDGCMSFAAQAAQRFALPNVICWPASACSLLSVMNFPTAVEKGLSPLKDESYRTNGFLDSKVDWIPGMENFLLKDMIDFLWTTDPNDVLLQFFVEFANTVEKNSIILLNTFDELEDDVLNALSFIFPSVYPIGPLSLLLNQSPHQHLESLGYNLWKENTECVNWLESQKPGSVIYVNFGSITVMSAEQMLEFAWGLANSKKPFLWIIRSDLVAGGSVILSSEYVNETRDRSLIVSWCPQEEVLNHPSVGGFLTHCGWNSTTESVSAGVPTLCWPFFADQPTNCRYMCSEWEIGIEIDRNAKREEVEKVVNELMVGEKGKKMREKTVQLKKKAEETTRPGGRSYMSLDKAIEEVLVRQKTSFD, encoded by the exons ATGAGTTACATTGCAGATAGAAAACCTCACGCTGTGGTGACTCCTTATCCAGCACAAGGTCATGTGACCCCGATGTTCCAACTAGCCAAGCTGCTTCACCTCAGAGGCTTTCACATAACCTTTGTCCATACTGAGTATAACTACAAACGCATGCTCAAATCAAGAGGTGCCAATGCTCTCGATGGCCTACCAGATTTTCGCTTTGAGACCATCCCAGATGGCCTTCCTCCATTGGAGAACGATGATGTTACTCAGCCCGTACCCGCAACTTTTTACTCTATCCGAAAGAACTTCCTTCAACCCTTTTGTGACCTTCTTCATAAACTTAACCATTCTGCCTCTCAGGGTCTCATTCCCCCACTTACTTGCTTAGTTTCTGACGGTTGCATGTCCTTTGCTGCACAAGCTGCTCAACGATTTGCACTTCCTAACGTTATCTGTTGGCCTGCTAGTGCCTGTTCGTTATTGTCTGTTATGAACTTTCCCACCGCGGTCGAGAAAGGTCTCTCACCACTCAAAG ACGAGAGTTATCGGACAAACGGGTTTTTGGACTCCAAAGTTGACTGGATTCCTGGCATGGAGAATTTTCTGCTGAAGGACATGATTGACTTCTTATGGACAACGGATCCAAATGATGTACTTTTGCAGTTTTTCGTTGAATTTGCAAATACAGTTGAAAAAAACTCAATAATTCTTCTTAACACTTTTGACGAACTTGAGGACGATGTACTGAATGCTCTATCGTTTATTTTCCCTTCTGTTTATCCTATTGGTCCGTTATCTTTACTTTTAAACCAAAGTCCACATCAGCACTTGGAATCTTTAGGTTACAATCTTTGGAAGGAAAATACTGAGTGTGTCAATTGGCTCGAATCCCAGAAACCTGGATCTGTTATTTATGTGAATTTTGGCAGCATCACAGTTATGTCCGCTGAGCAAATGTTGGAGTTTGCTTGGGGTTTGGCCAACAGCAAGAAACCGTTTTTGTGGATCATTAGGTCCGATCTTGTCGCCGGAGGTTCCGTGATTTTGTCTTCAGAGTATGTGAATGAAACTCGAGACAGAAGCCTGATAGTAAGCTGGTGTCCACAGGAGGAAGTGTTGAACCATCCTTCAGTTGGTGGTTTCTTGACTCACTGTGGATGGAACTCGACGACTGAAAGTGTTTCCGCCGGAGTCCCAACCCTGTGCTGGCCATTTTTTGCAGATCAGCCAACAAACTGTAG ATATATGTGCAGTGAGTGGGAGATTGGGATTGAGATTGATAGAAATGCGAAGAGAGAGGAGGTGGAGAAGGTGGTGAATGAGTTGATGGTaggggagaagggaaagaagatgagagaaaagaCCGTGCAGTTAAAGAAGAAAGCAGAGGAGACAACAAGACCCGGTGGTCGGTCATACATGAGCTTGGACAAAGCAATTGAGGAGGTGTTGGTTAGGCAGAAGACATCATTCGATTGA
- the LOC106775605 gene encoding 7-deoxyloganetin glucosyltransferase-like isoform X1 yields the protein MSYIADRKPHAVVTPYPAQGHVTPMFQLAKLLHLRGFHITFVHTEYNYKRMLKSRGANALDGLPDFRFETIPDGLPPLENDDVTQPVPATFYSIRKNFLQPFCDLLHKLNHSASQGLIPPLTCLVSDGCMSFAAQAAQRFALPNVICWPASACSLLSVMNFPTAVEKGLSPLKDESYRTNGFLDSKVDWIPGMENFRLKDMYAFLWTTDPNDIILQFFVEFANTIDKNSIIIFNTFDELEENVLNALSSIFPSVYPIGPFSLLLNQSPHHHVESLGYNLWKENTECVDWLESQKPGSVIYVNFGSITVMSAEQMLEFAWGLANSKKPFLWIVRPDLVVGGSVILSSEYVNETRDRSLIASWCPQEKVLNHPSVGGFLTHGGWNSTIESFCAGVPMLCWPFFADQPINCRYMCSEWEIGIEIDRNAKREEVEKVVNELMVGEKGKKMREKTVQLKKKAEETTRPGGRSYMSLDKAIEEVLVRQKTSFD from the exons ATGAGTTACATTGCAGATAGAAAACCTCACGCTGTGGTGACTCCTTATCCAGCACAAGGTCATGTGACCCCGATGTTCCAACTAGCCAAGCTGCTTCACCTCAGAGGCTTTCACATAACCTTTGTCCATACTGAGTATAACTACAAACGCATGCTCAAATCAAGAGGTGCCAATGCTCTCGATGGCCTACCAGATTTTCGCTTTGAGACCATCCCAGATGGCCTTCCTCCATTGGAGAACGATGATGTTACTCAGCCCGTACCCGCAACTTTTTACTCTATCCGAAAGAACTTCCTTCAACCCTTTTGTGACCTTCTTCATAAACTTAACCATTCTGCCTCTCAGGGTCTCATTCCCCCACTTACTTGCTTAGTTTCTGACGGTTGCATGTCCTTTGCTGCACAAGCTGCTCAACGATTTGCACTTCCTAACGTTATCTGTTGGCCTGCTAGTGCCTGTTCGTTATTGTCTGTTATGAACTTTCCCACCGCGGTCGAGAAAGGTCTCTCACCACTCAAAG ACGAGAGTTATCGCACAAACGGGTTTTTGGACTCCAAAGTTGACTGGATTCCTGGAATGGAGAACTTTCGGCTGAAGGACATGTATGCCTTCCTATGGACAACGGATCCAAATGATATAATTTTGCAGTTTTTCGTTGAATTTGCAAATACAATTGATAAAAactcaataattatttttaacacttTTGACGAACTTGAGGAAAATGTACTGAATGCTCTATCGTCTATTTTCCCTTCTGTTTATCCCATTGGTCCGTTCTCTTTACTCTTAAACCAGAGTCCACATCACCACGTGGAATCTTTAGGTTACAATCTTTGGAAGGAAAATACCGAGTGTGTTGATTGGCTCGAATCCCAGAAACCTGGATCTGTTATTTATGTGAATTTTGGTAGCATCACAGTTATGTCCGCTGAGCAAATGTTGGAGTTTGCTTGGGGTTTAGCCAACAGCAAGAAACCGTTTTTGTGGATCGTTAGACCCGATCTTGTCGTCGGAGGTTCCGTGATTCTGTCATCAGAGTATGTGAATGAAACTAGAGACAGAAGCTTGATAGCAAGCTGGTGTCCACAGGAGAAAGTGTTGAACCATCCTTCAGTTGGTGGTTTCTTGACTCACGGTGGATGGAACTCGACGATTGAAAGTTTTTGCGCTGGAGTGCCAATGTTGTGTTGGCCATTTTTTGCAGATCAACCAATAAACTGTAGATATATGTGCAGTGAGTGGGAGATTGGGATTGAGATTGATAGAAATGCGAAGAGAGAGGAGGTGGAGAAGGTGGTGAATGAGTTGATGGTaggggagaagggaaagaagatgagagaaaagaCCGTGCAGTTAAAGAAGAAAGCAGAGGAGACAACAAGACCCGGTGGTCGGTCATACATGAGCTTGGACAAAGCAATTGAGGAGGTGTTGGTTAGGCAGAAGACATCATTCGATTGA